Proteins co-encoded in one Salvia splendens isolate huo1 chromosome 4, SspV2, whole genome shotgun sequence genomic window:
- the LOC121798173 gene encoding ribosomal RNA small subunit methyltransferase, chloroplastic-like isoform X2: MSSLFRPILTFHQTRTHDILAAGAVPRLQASGTTSKGKPVRQQDDYHSTLKALKSKGRFPRKSLGQHYMVNGSVNEELVVAANVKQGDVVLEIGPGTGSLTNVLVEAGATVLAIEKVVEE; the protein is encoded by the exons ATGAGCAGTCTCTTCCGCCCAATCCTTACCTTCCACCAAACCAGAACGCACGATATCCTCGCCGCCGGCGCAGTGCCGCGTCTACAAGCCAGCGGCACGACGTCGAAAGGGAAACCGGTAAGGCAACAAGACGACTACCACTCCACCCTTAAAGCCCTCAAATCCAAAGGCCGTTTTCCAAGAAAATCTCTCGGCCAG CACTATATGGTAAATGGGTCGGTGAATGAGGAGCTAGTGGTGGCGGCTAATGTGAAACAAGGTGATGTAGTGTTAGAAATTGGACCAGGAACTGGTTCTTTGACTAATGTGCTAGTGGAAGCTGGTGCAACTGTTCTAGCTATCGAAAAG GTTGTGGAAGAGTGA
- the LOC121801455 gene encoding ATPase GET3A-like, with protein MGSSAEFPEGTLQNVLEQDSLKWIFVGGKGGVGKTTCSSIISILLASIRESVLIISTDPAHNLSDAFQQKFTKSPSLVNGFSNLYAMEIDPTVEHEDSLGSAATDGFVSELANSIPGIDEAMSFAEMLKLVQTMDYSVIVFDTAPTGHTLRLLQFPSTLEKGLAKIMSLKNRFGGLLSQMTRLLGVGDEFNEDAILGKLEGMKEVIERVNKQFKDPDLTTFVCVCIPEFLSLYETERLVQELTKFEIDTHNIIINQVIYDEEVVESKLLKARMRMQQKYLNQFYMLYDDFNITKLPLLPQEVCGVEALKAFSRNFLSVYQPSITRGTLEEVEQRVSALREHLKNAEAELDRLNKGKQKA; from the exons ATGGGATCCAGCGCAGAGTTTCCGGAGGGGACGTTGCAGAACGTACTGGAGCAGGACTCTTTGAAGTGGATTTTCGTCGGCGGCAAAGGTGGCGTCGGCAAGACCACCTGCAGCTCTATCATCTCAATCTTGCTCGCCAGCATCCGTGAATCTGTGCTCATCATCTCCACCGATCCCGCCCACAATCTAAGTGATGCCTTCCAGCAGAAGTTCACCAAGTCTCCCTCGCTTGTTAATGGCTTCTCCAACTTGTATGCAATG GAAATTGATCCGACTGTGGAACATGAAGATTCTCTTGGATCAGCTGCAACTGATGGATTTGTGTCAGAACTAGCAAATTCTATCCCAGGAATCGACGAGGCAATGAGTTTTGCGGAAATGCTAAA GCTTGTGCAAACCATGGATTATTCTGTCATAGTATTCGATACAGCTCCAACCGGCCACACCCTACGGTTGCTACAGTTTCCTTCAACCTTAGAGAAAGGGCTTGCAAAGATTATGAGCTTAAAGAACAGATTTGGTGGCTTGTTGAGCCAA ATGACTCGCCTCCTTGGTGTCGGTGATGAATTCAATGAAGACGCCATCCTTGGAAAACTTGAGGGCATGAAAGAAGTAATTGAACGAGTGAACAAGCAGTTTAAGGATCCT GATTTGACAACCTTTGTCTGTGTCTGCATTCCAGAATTCCTCTCTCTTTATGAAACTGAACGGCTCGTGCAGGAGCTTACCAAATTCGAGATTGATACACATAATATCATCATTAACCAAGTAATTTATGACGAAGAAG TTGTGGAGTCAAAGTTGCTCAAAGCTAGAATGCGCATGCAGCAGAAATACCTGAATCAGTTTTACATGCTATATGATGACTTCAACATAACTAAGCTGCCATTGTTGCCCCAAGAG GTTTGTGGGGTTGAAGCATTGAAAGCATTTTCGCGCAATTTTCTATCCGTGTACCAACCATCCATCACTCGAGGCACACTAGAAGAGGTGGAGCAGAGAGTATCAGCATTGAGAGAACACCTCAAGAATGCAGAGGCAGAACTGGACAGACTCAACAAGGGGAAGCAGAAGGCTTAG
- the LOC121800984 gene encoding uncharacterized protein LOC121800984 has protein sequence MEVETEAEAPPPELAVVLEHATLMAKQLPSAADPSQLLQIHAALHAAHHRLSLFLSPQPENSVSSAAAAEPMQMEDEEEEQNSRAAVEKVAWRMKECFIQNKRPKRHLSPSAEQQQRRSFEDSADAAPEVFDPLTTKLRALELIHQFHA, from the coding sequence ATGGAGGTCGAAACAGAAGCGGAGGCGCCGCCGCCGGAGCTCGCCGTAGTTCTAGAACACGCAACCCTAATGGCGAAGCAGCTCCCCTCCGCCGCCGATCCATCCCAACTCCTCCAAATCCACGCGGCGCTCCACGCAGCCCACCACCGCCTCTCCCTCTTCCTCTCTCCGCAGCCGGAGAATTCcgtctcctccgccgccgccgccgagcCCATGCAgatggaggatgaggaagaggagCAGAACTCGCGAGCCGCCGTTGAGAAGGTGGCGTGGCGGATGAAGGAATGTTTTATACAGAACAAGAGGCCCAAGCGCCACCTCTCGCCTTCCGCagagcagcagcagcggcggagCTTCGAGGATTCGGCCGACGCCGCGCCGGAGGTGTTTGATCCTTTAACTACTAAGCTTCGCGCTCTTGAATTGATTCACCAGTTTCATGCTTGA
- the LOC121798173 gene encoding ribosomal RNA small subunit methyltransferase, chloroplastic-like isoform X1, with protein sequence MSSLFRPILTFHQTRTHDILAAGAVPRLQASGTTSKGKPVRQQDDYHSTLKALKSKGRFPRKSLGQHYMVNGSVNEELVVAANVKQGDVVLEIGPGTGSLTNVLVEAGATVLAIEKSTPWRHVWD encoded by the exons ATGAGCAGTCTCTTCCGCCCAATCCTTACCTTCCACCAAACCAGAACGCACGATATCCTCGCCGCCGGCGCAGTGCCGCGTCTACAAGCCAGCGGCACGACGTCGAAAGGGAAACCGGTAAGGCAACAAGACGACTACCACTCCACCCTTAAAGCCCTCAAATCCAAAGGCCGTTTTCCAAGAAAATCTCTCGGCCAG CACTATATGGTAAATGGGTCGGTGAATGAGGAGCTAGTGGTGGCGGCTAATGTGAAACAAGGTGATGTAGTGTTAGAAATTGGACCAGGAACTGGTTCTTTGACTAATGTGCTAGTGGAAGCTGGTGCAACTGTTCTAGCTATCGAAAAG AGTACTCCTTGGAGGCATGTCTGGGATTAG
- the LOC121800534 gene encoding vacuolar iron transporter 1-like translates to MANNNSSNVPLLVNGNGDGGNRKSERPKEPWRGEFVKSIVYAGLDAIITSFSLISSISAGRLSSVDVLVLGFANLVADGISMGFGDFMSTSTEKAVAAKERSVAIWDVENQRGAQREDLLRRYQQLGMDASDAAMVVSIFNKYPDILVDEKMAREGGAEGQSEKPWKNGLITFVAFQVFGCAPILAFIILIPFTDNDQIKFIGACVLSALALALLGIAKAKFAGQNYAASMGITLFNGAVAGAAAYGIGWTLRNVAGLDE, encoded by the exons ATGgcaaataataatagtagtaatgtTCCTCTCCTAGTGAATGGTAATGGCGATGGCGGAAATAGGAAAAGCGAAAGGCCAAAAGAGCCGTGGAGAGGGGAATTCGTGAAGAGCATTGTGTATGCAGGCCTCGACGCCATCATTACCTCCTTCTCCCTCATCtcctccatctccgccggcCGCCTTTCTTCCG TTGATGTTTTGGTGTTGGGATTTGCCAATCTTGTGGCCGATGGGATTTCGATGGGGTTTGGCGATTTTATGTCGACTAGTACTGAGAAAGCTGTCGCTGCCAAGGAGAGGAGCGTCGCCATATGGGACGTCGAAAACCAACGGGGAGCTCAGCGGGAAGACCTGCTCCGTCGCTATCAGCAGCTTGGGATGGATGCTTCTGATGCAGCCATG GTTGTGAGCATCTTCAACAAGTATCCGGACATACTGGTGGATGAGAAAATGGCGAGGGAGGGGGGAGCGGAGGGGCAGTCAGAGAAGCCATGGAAGAATGGGCTCATCACGTTCGTGGCGTTTCAGGTGTTTGGATGTGCTCCCATCCTAGCATTCATCATCCTCATCCCCTTCACGGACAACGACCAGATCAAGTTCATAGGGGCGTGCGTGCTCTCTGCGCTCGCCCTCGCCCTTTTGGGCATTGCCAAGGCCAAGTTTGCAGGCCAGAACTATGCAGCCTCCATGGGGATAACGCTCTTCAACGGCGCAGTGGCTGGCGCCGCTGCCTACGGAATCGGCTGGACTCTGCGCAATGTCGCTGGCCTGGATGAATGA